The following proteins come from a genomic window of Nostoc sp. TCL26-01:
- a CDS encoding phycobilisome linker polypeptide translates to MAITAAASRLGTEPFSNAPKVELRPNASREDVEAVIRAVYRHVLGNDYILASDRLISTESLLRDGNLTVREFVRSLAKSELYKKKFFYNSFQTRLIELNYKHLLGRAPYDESEVAYHLDLYQTKGYDAEIDSYIDSLEYQNNFGDNIVPYYRGFATQPGQKTVGFNRIFRLYRGYANSDRAQVEGKKSRLARELASNKASTIVGPSGTNDNWSFRASSDVAPKKSLGNAVGEGDRVYRLEVTGIRGPGYPSIRRSSTVFIVPYERLSDKIQQIHKQGGKIVSVTAA, encoded by the coding sequence ATGGCAATTACAGCAGCAGCATCGAGGCTGGGAACAGAGCCTTTTAGCAACGCACCTAAAGTAGAACTGCGCCCCAACGCTAGCCGAGAAGACGTAGAAGCAGTAATTCGCGCCGTTTATCGGCACGTTTTAGGCAATGACTACATACTGGCATCTGACCGCCTCATTAGTACAGAATCTCTATTGAGAGATGGTAACTTGACAGTGAGGGAATTTGTCCGTAGCCTTGCTAAATCAGAACTCTACAAAAAGAAATTTTTCTACAATAGCTTCCAAACTCGGCTAATTGAACTCAACTACAAACACTTGTTGGGTCGCGCTCCTTACGACGAGTCAGAAGTGGCTTACCACTTAGACTTGTACCAAACTAAAGGTTACGACGCAGAAATCGACTCCTACATAGATTCTTTGGAGTATCAAAATAATTTCGGCGACAACATCGTACCTTACTATCGTGGTTTTGCAACTCAACCAGGACAAAAAACTGTAGGTTTCAACCGGATATTCCGTTTGTACCGTGGTTATGCTAACAGCGATCGCGCCCAAGTAGAAGGTAAGAAATCTAGATTGGCAAGAGAGTTGGCTAGCAACAAAGCTTCCACAATTGTTGGGCCATCTGGCACAAACGATAACTGGAGTTTCCGGGCTTCATCAGATGTAGCACCGAAGAAAAGCTTGGGGAATGCGGTTGGTGAAGGTGATCGCGTTTATCGTCTCGAAGTAACTGGTATCCGTGGCCCTGGTTATCCCAGCATCCGCCGCAGCAGCACGGTGTTCATAGTACCTTACGAGCGCCTTTCTGACAAAATCCAACAAATTCACAAGCAAGGTGGCAAAATCGTTAGCGTCACTGCTGCATAA
- a CDS encoding phycobilisome linker polypeptide, translating to MFGQTTLGSSSVSSSASRVFRYEVVGLRQNSETDKNKYNIRNSGSVFITVPYSRLNEEYQRITRLGGKIVKIEQLTSSEA from the coding sequence ATGTTCGGTCAAACCACACTTGGTTCAAGTAGCGTTTCTTCTTCTGCTAGCCGAGTATTTCGGTACGAAGTCGTAGGCTTGCGGCAAAACTCAGAAACCGACAAAAACAAATACAACATTCGTAACAGTGGTAGTGTATTTATTACAGTGCCATACAGCCGATTGAATGAAGAATATCAGCGAATCACTCGTCTGGGTGGCAAAATAGTCAAAATTGAACAATTGACTTCCTCAGAGGCATAA
- a CDS encoding HEAT repeat domain-containing protein — translation MIEPSQEEFPSANEPQLTPELAIANLQSSDLSLRYYAAWWLGKYRIKASAAVDGLIVALEDEADRTELGGYPLRRNAARALGKLGDSRAVPGLIKCLECDDFYVREAAAQSLTMLPDRTAAPALMKLLDGGVAQAVQVLGRPHLVQPYEAVLEALGAINATEAIVLIQPFLEHPVPRVQCAAARAMYQLTQEAMYGELLVKVLGGNDLNLRRVALGDLGAIGYLAAAEAIAQCKAENSFKLISLKGLLEHQIPEKSDVLSLSDAAIRVMNLMDSLL, via the coding sequence ATGATAGAACCCAGTCAGGAAGAATTTCCATCAGCAAATGAGCCACAGCTAACGCCAGAACTAGCGATCGCTAACCTGCAATCATCAGATTTAAGTCTCCGCTACTATGCTGCTTGGTGGTTGGGTAAGTACAGAATTAAAGCAAGCGCGGCTGTAGATGGCTTAATTGTTGCCCTAGAGGATGAAGCCGACAGAACAGAACTTGGTGGTTATCCCCTAAGACGCAATGCAGCCAGAGCATTAGGGAAATTAGGCGATAGTCGCGCCGTACCAGGCTTAATTAAATGCTTGGAATGTGACGACTTTTACGTGCGTGAAGCAGCAGCCCAATCTCTAACCATGCTCCCAGATCGCACAGCAGCACCAGCGCTGATGAAATTGCTAGATGGGGGTGTAGCCCAGGCCGTGCAAGTACTAGGCCGTCCCCACCTCGTTCAACCCTACGAAGCAGTATTAGAAGCTTTAGGTGCAATTAATGCCACTGAAGCTATTGTGCTAATTCAGCCATTCCTAGAGCATCCAGTCCCCAGAGTACAGTGTGCCGCAGCTAGAGCAATGTACCAACTGACACAAGAAGCTATGTATGGAGAGCTACTAGTGAAAGTGTTAGGAGGTAACGACCTCAACCTGCGTCGTGTCGCTTTGGGAGATTTAGGAGCAATTGGCTATTTAGCAGCAGCAGAAGCGATCGCTCAGTGCAAAGCGGAAAATAGCTTTAAGCTCATTTCCCTGAAAGGATTGTTAGAACATCAGATTCCGGAAAAATCAGATGTTCTATCTCTATCTGACGCAGCAATCCGAGTGATGAACCTGATGGATTCATTATTGTAG
- a CDS encoding HEAT repeat domain-containing protein, translating to MTNELIRGVDLADTPEKMITAVQKLAATQDPAAIPTLIAVFGYNNPAAAAIASAALVNLGEVAVPQLLAQIDDYNYGARAYSIRTLAAIADPRALGVLIDAAANDFAPSVRRAAAKGLGSLHWHKLDMPESQTAPKKALETLLFISEDTEWSIRYAAIVGLQTLANIPDLQQPIHTRLKEMLVTDAETAVRARILLAQNEKC from the coding sequence ATGACTAACGAACTAATTCGTGGCGTTGATCTGGCAGACACACCAGAAAAAATGATCACAGCAGTACAAAAATTAGCAGCAACTCAAGATCCAGCCGCGATTCCTACCTTAATAGCCGTATTTGGTTATAACAACCCAGCCGCAGCTGCTATCGCCTCTGCTGCTTTGGTGAATTTAGGAGAAGTAGCCGTCCCACAGTTGCTAGCTCAAATAGATGATTACAACTATGGCGCACGGGCTTATTCGATTCGCACTCTGGCAGCGATCGCTGATCCCCGTGCTTTAGGTGTATTAATTGATGCTGCTGCGAATGATTTTGCTCCCAGTGTGCGCCGGGCGGCGGCTAAAGGCTTAGGTAGCTTACATTGGCACAAACTAGATATGCCTGAAAGCCAAACAGCACCAAAAAAAGCTTTGGAAACACTGCTGTTTATTTCTGAAGATACCGAATGGTCGATTCGTTATGCAGCGATCGTCGGTTTACAAACCCTAGCCAATATACCTGATTTACAACAACCCATCCATACTAGACTCAAAGAAATGCTGGTGACTGATGCCGAAACAGCAGTCCGCGCCCGCATCCTATTGGCTCAAAATGAAAAGTGCTGA
- a CDS encoding phycobilisome rod-core linker polypeptide, which produces MSIPLLEYTPSSQNQRVEGYEVPNEDTPTIYRLSAAIDNTDVDEIIWAAYRQIFSEHLIIASNRQSFLESQLRNRAINVRDLIRGLGKSEVYRTQVAELNSNYRLVDITLKRFLGRAAYNKDEEIAWSIVIATKGLHGFIDALLDSEEYLENFGDDIVPYQRRRFKDRPFNLVNPRYNSYWRDRQTMIYLGGRSFYTARTSGTLTKDDIRRAIPANFMALAGNIITPERNYQRTIASVTSQIKDIQIPDTSRDEETPQPTVKPTAVALPYRYIPGVKTT; this is translated from the coding sequence ATGTCAATACCATTGTTGGAATATACACCATCTTCACAAAACCAACGTGTAGAAGGTTATGAAGTACCCAACGAAGATACCCCAACTATTTATCGCCTGTCTGCTGCTATCGATAATACCGATGTTGATGAAATTATTTGGGCAGCGTATCGGCAAATTTTTAGTGAACATTTGATTATCGCTAGCAATCGCCAAAGCTTTTTAGAATCTCAATTGCGGAATCGGGCAATTAACGTCCGTGATTTGATTCGGGGATTGGGTAAGTCAGAAGTTTACCGTACCCAAGTAGCTGAACTGAATTCTAACTACCGCTTAGTTGACATCACCTTAAAGCGGTTTTTAGGACGTGCAGCTTATAACAAAGACGAAGAAATTGCTTGGTCAATTGTGATTGCGACTAAGGGATTACACGGTTTTATTGATGCTTTATTAGATAGCGAAGAGTATCTAGAGAACTTTGGCGATGATATCGTCCCTTACCAACGCCGTCGGTTTAAAGATAGACCCTTTAACCTAGTTAACCCCCGCTACAATTCCTACTGGCGCGATCGCCAAACCATGATTTACTTAGGTGGACGTTCTTTCTACACCGCCCGTACTTCTGGCACTTTAACAAAAGACGATATCCGCCGCGCCATCCCCGCCAACTTCATGGCCCTAGCAGGAAATATCATCACCCCAGAACGGAACTATCAGCGCACCATCGCTTCCGTTACCTCACAAATCAAAGATATCCAAATCCCCGACACCAGCCGCGACGAGGAAACCCCCCAACCCACGGTTAAACCCACAGCCGTAGCCCTCCCTTATCGTTACATTCCTGGTGTTAAAACCACTTGA
- a CDS encoding phycobilisome rod-core linker polypeptide, whose product MTIPLLEYKPSSQNQRVPGYEVPNEDTPRIYRIEDAGYDSEVQELIWASYRQVFSEHVILKFYRQSNLESQLKNRAISVRDFIRGLAKSEAFKSLVIKSNSNYRLVELALKRLLGRAPYNKEEEIAWSIKIATVGWDGFVDALLDSEEYQSNFGENIVPYQRRRYKDRPFNLVTPRYGDYWRDKLEDERYKPGAVKNFLELAQSLNIKTVTFTPVSTANIKIPDTTRNDTPQGIPVSVNPSANFPVR is encoded by the coding sequence ATGACAATCCCATTACTTGAATACAAACCCAGTTCCCAAAACCAGCGCGTTCCAGGTTATGAAGTACCTAACGAAGATACTCCCAGAATCTATCGTATAGAAGACGCTGGTTATGATAGCGAAGTCCAAGAATTAATTTGGGCCAGCTATCGTCAAGTGTTCAGCGAACACGTCATTCTAAAATTCTACCGCCAGAGCAATTTAGAATCCCAACTCAAAAACAGAGCCATTAGCGTCCGCGACTTCATCCGGGGACTAGCCAAATCAGAGGCTTTCAAGAGTTTAGTCATCAAGAGTAATTCTAACTACCGCCTTGTAGAACTGGCACTGAAACGCCTTTTGGGTCGTGCGCCTTATAATAAGGAAGAAGAAATTGCTTGGTCTATCAAGATAGCCACCGTCGGTTGGGATGGTTTTGTTGATGCTCTATTAGATTCAGAAGAGTATCAAAGCAACTTTGGTGAGAATATCGTCCCTTACCAACGGCGACGCTACAAAGATCGACCATTCAACCTAGTCACCCCACGCTACGGTGACTACTGGCGCGACAAACTGGAAGATGAGCGCTACAAACCTGGTGCTGTCAAGAATTTCTTGGAATTAGCTCAATCACTGAACATTAAGACTGTCACCTTCACACCAGTTAGCACAGCTAATATCAAAATTCCTGACACAACCAGGAATGACACACCACAAGGAATCCCCGTCTCCGTAAATCCCAGCGCTAATTTCCCTGTGCGATAA
- a CDS encoding phycobilisome rod-core linker polypeptide: MALPLLEYKPTTQNQRVQSFGTADSNEDTPYVYRLEDANSPGEIDKLIWAAYRQVFNEQEILKFNRQIGLETQLRNRSITVKDFIRGLAKSQRFYQLVVTPNNNYRLVEMCLKRLLGRVPYNEEEKIAWSIQIATKGWGGFVDALIDSSEYEQAFGEYTVPYQRKRLNTDRPFSFTPRYGADYRDKAGIVRKASYVTDWYPTPNRNVDWAAVSAVLLVITGGITFLLILNWLGITSSY, translated from the coding sequence ATGGCATTACCTTTACTGGAATACAAACCTACAACTCAAAATCAACGAGTTCAGAGTTTTGGGACGGCAGACTCAAATGAGGACACCCCCTATGTCTACCGTCTAGAAGATGCCAACTCTCCTGGCGAAATCGATAAACTGATTTGGGCTGCTTATCGCCAAGTCTTTAACGAACAGGAGATTCTCAAATTCAATCGGCAAATTGGCTTAGAAACCCAACTCAGAAATCGCTCAATCACGGTGAAAGATTTTATCCGTGGTTTAGCCAAATCACAGCGTTTTTATCAATTGGTAGTCACACCTAACAATAACTATCGATTGGTGGAAATGTGCCTCAAACGTCTGTTGGGACGTGTTCCTTACAACGAAGAGGAAAAAATCGCTTGGTCGATTCAAATTGCCACTAAAGGTTGGGGTGGATTTGTTGATGCCCTGATTGATAGCTCAGAATATGAGCAAGCTTTCGGTGAGTATACCGTCCCCTACCAACGCAAACGGCTAAACACAGATAGACCATTCAGCTTTACACCCCGTTATGGAGCTGATTACCGCGACAAAGCAGGTATCGTCAGAAAGGCAAGTTATGTCACTGACTGGTATCCCACACCTAATCGCAACGTTGATTGGGCAGCAGTCTCAGCAGTATTGCTAGTCATCACTGGAGGAATTACTTTCCTACTCATTCTAAATTGGTTAGGAATCACTTCTAGTTACTGA
- a CDS encoding phycobilisome rod-core linker polypeptide: MALPLLQYKPSSQNHRVKSFGVADQNEDTPYIYRIEDVSSYADIQNIIWAAYRQVFSEHEILKFNRQKTLESQVKNGDISVRDFIRGLAKSEAFYRLVVSVNNNYRLVDITLKRLLGRAAYNKEEEIAWSIVIGTKGFSGFVDAIVDSEEYTQSFGENTVPYQRKRLVDRPYNLVTPRYGEDFQEKAGTVQTDWRFTLDKFYSRKYQEKQLREGDPRKFADLAASVGGQGNYAQRLSAFDIDYLNAVPYRGRR; encoded by the coding sequence ATGGCACTGCCATTACTTCAATACAAACCAAGTTCTCAAAATCACCGTGTTAAAAGCTTTGGTGTAGCTGACCAAAACGAAGATACACCATACATCTATCGCATTGAAGATGTCAGCTCTTACGCCGATATTCAAAACATCATTTGGGCTGCTTACCGCCAAGTTTTTAGCGAACATGAAATTCTCAAGTTCAATCGCCAAAAAACTTTAGAATCACAAGTTAAAAATGGTGATATCTCTGTTAGAGACTTTATTCGTGGTTTAGCTAAGTCTGAAGCCTTCTATCGTCTGGTAGTATCAGTTAACAACAACTACCGTCTAGTAGACATCACCCTCAAACGCTTGTTGGGTCGTGCTGCCTACAACAAAGAAGAGGAAATCGCTTGGTCAATTGTCATTGGTACTAAAGGCTTTAGTGGCTTCGTTGATGCCATTGTAGACAGCGAAGAATATACCCAAAGCTTTGGCGAAAACACCGTACCCTACCAACGCAAGCGTTTAGTAGATCGTCCTTACAACTTGGTAACACCCCGCTACGGCGAAGACTTCCAAGAAAAAGCTGGTACAGTACAAACCGACTGGCGTTTCACCTTGGACAAATTCTACAGCCGCAAATACCAAGAAAAACAACTGCGGGAAGGCGATCCTCGCAAGTTCGCTGATTTGGCAGCATCAGTTGGTGGCCAAGGTAACTATGCTCAAAGACTCTCTGCTTTTGATATCGATTATCTAAATGCAGTACCCTATCGTGGCAGACGTTAA